Below is a window of Armatimonadota bacterium DNA.
GAAGAGGGGTTAAGCGACGTTTCCACCACCGAGGCCCAACGGCCCGGCGTTCGCCTTCATGGCTTCGAGCATGTTGCCGATATGGATGTCGAGCTCGACACCGATCCTCTCGGCCCCGTTCACCACGTCGTCACGGTCGACGCCTGCAGCGAACGACGGTTCCTTGAGCTTCTTCCTGACGCTTTTGACTTCGACGTCGGCGATGTCTTTGCTCGGTCGGACGTACGTCACGGCCGTGATCAAACCCGCCAATTCGTCGCAGGCGAACAAATGGCGCTCCATAGGGGTTTGCGGAGCGACCCCGGTCTTCGCCTCATAGTGGCTGGCGATCGCCTTGAGGATCCGCTCGTCGACGCCCCTATCCTCTAAGAGCCTCAGGCCCCAGAGCGGATGTTCGTCGGGATGTTGCTCATAGTCGAAATCGTGCAAGAGTCCAGCCAGGCCCCACGCGTCGGGATCCTCGCCTAGACGTTCCGCGTACCACCGCATGCACGTTTCTACCGCGAGCATATGTCGCCGCAACGAGTCGCTCGGCGTGTGCTCGCAGACGAGGTGCCAGGCATCTTCCCGGGTCATGTCCCAGATGTTAGCAGTCGGCGGGACGGACGCCCCGCCGACCGTCGAGTCACCGCCTCCTCAGATGACGCCCTTGGCCCGAAGCTCCGGATAGTGGCAGGACTTGAACTTCTTGCCGCTGCCGCAAGGGCAGACGTCGTTCCGACCGACCCGGCTCCAGTCGATCTCTCCTGTGTCCATCGGCTCCATCAGGGCCACGCTCGACGGACTCGGGGCCGCCTCCGGTTCCGTAGCAAAGCCCTCGGGCAGGTCTTCGAGCCTCATCATCTGCGGGACGGGCTCGACCTGTTGCGGTTCCACCTGGACCTGCGCCATGTAGATCATGCGCACGGCCTGTTCGCGGATCGCGGCCTGAGTGTGCTTGAAGAGGTCGAACGTCTCGCGCTTGTAGGCGACGAGCGGATCCGTCTGGCCGTAGCCGCGAAGCCCGATGCCTTCGCGGATGTAGTCGATCATCTGCAAGTGGTCCATCCACTTGTCATTGACCGCCCGGAGCATGACGTGGCGTTCGATCTCGGACATGATGTCGCTGCCCATGCCGGACGTTTTCTGTTCGAAGACGTCCATGGCGAGGCCGACCATCTCGTCGGTCAGTTCGGGCCCTGGTTCGACCGCTTCGAAATGGGCCAACGACATGTGGTCGATCAGCGGGAACATCTCGTTCAGGCTTTCGTACACCTTGGCGTGGTCGTAGATCGGGTTGCCCGTTTCCAGGTCGATCGTGTGCCCGGTCTGACAAATGGCCGTGACGACGCTTTGGATCGCGCCGCGGATGTCGCCGTCACAGTCCCGACCGAGCAGGATTTCGCGCCGCATGCCATAGACGGTCTCGCGTTGGGCATTGAGGACGTCGTCGTATTCGAGGACGTGCTTTCGGGCCTCGAAGAAGTGGTTCTCGATCCGCTCCTGTGTCTTCAGGATCATGCCCGTGATGAATTTGGCCCGAACCTCCTCCATGGGCGGCCAGGCCTTGAGAACGGGGTTCTCCATCATCTTCGCATTGAAGATCTTCCACAGATGGTCTTCGAGGCTTACGAAGAACCGGCTCTCACCCGGATCGCCTTGACGGCCCGCGCGCCCTCTGAGCTGGTTGTCGATGCGGCGGCTTTCATGGCGTTCCGTGCCGAGGATGTAAAGGCCGCCTAGGGCCCGGACGTCTTCGGCGAGCTCGCGGCGTTCGGTGTCGTCCAAAGGCAACGGAGGGGCGGCCCTTTCCTTGCCGCCTCGGCGGAAGCTCAGGAACGTGTCGGCGTATTCCGAAGCGACGCCGCCGTCCTCGACCTCCTGTTGCCGGGCGAGCTTGACGGTCTCGTCGGCGACGCGCCCGCCAAGAAGGATGTCGACGCCGCGTCCGGCCATGTTCGTCGCGATCGTGATCGCGCCTTTCCGACCGGCCTCGCTGATGATGGCGGCCTCCTTTTCGTGGTATTTCGCGTTGAGGACGTTGTGGGGGATGCCGTGTTTCAGGGCCTCTTCCAGGTACTCGCGATTGTCCGACGGAAGGTTGTGGGTCTTGAGGAACCACTCGAGGACTTCGTCGTTCAGAGCGTTCTGCGGCATCTCGGCGACCTGCATGACGCTCTGGATCATTTGCATCGACAGTTCGTCGAGCGTGGTCTCGTAGAGCGGGTCCGCCTCTTTCTTCGCCGACTTGTTCGCCTGCTTGGACTGGATCTTCTCGAAGAGCATGTCGGTCAGGATCAGCTTCTGGAGCATGTCCGGTGTCAACCGGGCGGACACCTGTTCGGACATTTCGATCGACCGTGTGCCGACGAGCACGGGCTGCTGCTTCGTGAAGAGGCGGAGGATCTCCCGGGCGATGCCGCGGAACTTCGCGTCCATCGTCTTGTAGACCACGTCTTCTTGGTCCGTCCGGACCATCGGCCGGTTGGTGGGGATGCTGACGACGTCGAGGCCGTAGATCTTTCGGAACTCGTCCTCTTCCGTCTTCGCCGTGCCCGTCATTCCGCCGAGCTTGTTGTACATGCGGAAGAGGTTCTGGAACGTGATGACGGCGATCGTCTGGCTCTCCCGCTGGACGGGCACGCCTTCTTTCGCTTCGATCGCCTGATGGAGGCCATCGGAGTAGCGCCGACCGAACATGGGTCGGCCCGTGTTCTCGTCGATGATGACGACTTCTTGTCCTCGGACGACGTAGTCCACGTTCTTTTCGAAGATGGCGTACGCCTTGACGGCGGCGTTCACGTGGTGCATCAAACGTGGGTCGCTCGCCATATTGTCGATACCCATCTGTTCTTCCACGAAGTCCATGCCGTCCTCGGTCAGGCTCGCGCTATGGTTCTTCTTGTCCGACGTGTAGTGCGCCTCCGGCTCCATCTTCTTCACGATCGCGTCGACGATCCGGTACACGCTCGTGTCTTCCATGCTCGGTCCGCTGATGATGTGCGGGGTGCGGGCCTCGTCGATCAAGATCGAGTCGACTTCGTCCACGATCGCATAGTTCAGCTCGCGCATCGAAAGGTCTTCAAGGGCGAAGGCCATGTTGTCCCGGAGATAGTCGAACCCGAACTCGTGGTTCGTCCCATAGGTGATGTCACAGAGATAGGCTTCTCGGCGGGTGCACGGCCGGCAGTGGAGGTACCGGGGGTCTTCGTGCTGATAGTCGGGGTCGAACACGTAGCTGCCGCCGAGTTCCTCGGTGTCCTCGCCTTGACCTTGAATGATGCCGAGCGAAAGGCCAAGGAAGTGGTAGATCGGCCCCATCCAGACGGCGTCGCGACGGGCCAGATAGTCGTTGACGGTGACGAGGTGGGCGCCCTTGCCGCTCAGGGCGTTCAAGTACATGGGGGCGACCGCGACGAGGGTCTTTCCTTCACCCGTCTTCATTTCGCTGATGCGGCCGTTGTGCAGGACGACGCCGCCGATCAGTTGGACGTCGAACTGGCGCATTCCGAGCGTCCGGCGACTGACTTCCCGGACGACGGCGTAGGCTTCAGGCAGGACCTGGTCCAGGGACTGGCCCTGGGACAGCCGTTGCTTGAACTCGTCGGTTTTGGCCCGGAGGGCTTCATCGGACAATGATTGGATTTCGGGCTCCAACGCCGAGATCTGCTCGACGGTGGGCATGATGTTCTGCACGTCCTTCTCGGACGTGTCAAAGAGTTTTCTTAAAAGCTGGAGCATGGGGTTCCTCGGAACGGTCGTACGGGCGTGGCGCGTATCAGGGAGCGCTGACAAACCCGGAGGACAAAGCGCGACGGTCGGTGCCGTCACGGATCAGAGGCAGGTCAAAGGGGGCCGTCGCGAGTGCGGCCGGGGCTCAAGAAGCCCTTTGCGGTCTGGGACACGGAACGGGACGGTTTGGAAGCGTCACGGTCGTCCTGACCCGAATCCGGAGCGATAGGGGGCCGCTCCGACTCGTCGCGGGAGGCCAGTCGGCTGAAAGCCAACCTGAGCAGGGCGGTCTGAGCGTCAGGGCCGGCCTGCCTTTGGACGGATACCGACGTCCCGAGCAACCCGTTATCGGACAGCGGGGCGACGGGCCCGTTGACCAATAGCAGTATCAATGCCGGGATCAGGTTCAGCACTGTCCAGTGGATTATGGGACTGACGGCCGCGCCTCGGTAGGGACGAAACTGTTCCGTTCAGAATGGCGTATTCCGATGGTGCCGTCCTTCACCCCGGCGAGTCTTGTCTTCGCGGCTCTCTTGACTCCTTCCAACGTCCCGGACCCTAGCCCGGTTCCAGGGGGCCTGGTACCCACCTTGCCCGGGGTCAAAGTGGTCCGGCCTCCTGTCCTCGACGGCGTCCTCGATGCCGCCGAATGGGACCGGACGGCCCTTGGCGAGGGGTTTACGGACAAGGACACGGGCCTCGTCAGTGATGAAAAGGGCGAGTTCTGGCTCGCCTACGACGAGAAGTTCGTCTATTTCGCGGCCCGGGCGACCACCGACCCGAAAAAGGTCGTGGCAGACGAATATCGGCAGAACGTCAGTCTCGAGGGCAACGACGCCTTCATCTTAATGGTCGACGGCCAACGGAGCGGCCAGGACTCGGACCGGTTCTCGATGAACGCGCAGGGAGCGACCAGCCTCGATCTTTCCGGAGGACGGGCCGCCAAGACCGAGTGGCTCGGCGAGTTCGAAGCCGTCGGAAAGAGGACGGAGACAGGATGGCAGGTCGAAGCCAGGATCCCTTGGAGCCTGATCCGGATTCCGCCGGCGGGCCGTCACGACCTCGTCTTCAACGTCCTGTGGTTCCGTACGAACAAAAGCAACACGTACGAATGGACGTACACCAAATCCGACTTCAAGAACTTTCCATTGT
It encodes the following:
- a CDS encoding HD domain-containing protein, with the translated sequence MTREDAWHLVCEHTPSDSLRRHMLAVETCMRWYAERLGEDPDAWGLAGLLHDFDYEQHPDEHPLWGLRLLEDRGVDERILKAIASHYEAKTGVAPQTPMERHLFACDELAGLITAVTYVRPSKDIADVEVKSVRKKLKEPSFAAGVDRDDVVNGAERIGVELDIHIGNMLEAMKANAGPLGLGGGNVA
- a CDS encoding SEC-C domain-containing protein, with translation MLQLLRKLFDTSEKDVQNIMPTVEQISALEPEIQSLSDEALRAKTDEFKQRLSQGQSLDQVLPEAYAVVREVSRRTLGMRQFDVQLIGGVVLHNGRISEMKTGEGKTLVAVAPMYLNALSGKGAHLVTVNDYLARRDAVWMGPIYHFLGLSLGIIQGQGEDTEELGGSYVFDPDYQHEDPRYLHCRPCTRREAYLCDITYGTNHEFGFDYLRDNMAFALEDLSMRELNYAIVDEVDSILIDEARTPHIISGPSMEDTSVYRIVDAIVKKMEPEAHYTSDKKNHSASLTEDGMDFVEEQMGIDNMASDPRLMHHVNAAVKAYAIFEKNVDYVVRGQEVVIIDENTGRPMFGRRYSDGLHQAIEAKEGVPVQRESQTIAVITFQNLFRMYNKLGGMTGTAKTEEDEFRKIYGLDVVSIPTNRPMVRTDQEDVVYKTMDAKFRGIAREILRLFTKQQPVLVGTRSIEMSEQVSARLTPDMLQKLILTDMLFEKIQSKQANKSAKKEADPLYETTLDELSMQMIQSVMQVAEMPQNALNDEVLEWFLKTHNLPSDNREYLEEALKHGIPHNVLNAKYHEKEAAIISEAGRKGAITIATNMAGRGVDILLGGRVADETVKLARQQEVEDGGVASEYADTFLSFRRGGKERAAPPLPLDDTERRELAEDVRALGGLYILGTERHESRRIDNQLRGRAGRQGDPGESRFFVSLEDHLWKIFNAKMMENPVLKAWPPMEEVRAKFITGMILKTQERIENHFFEARKHVLEYDDVLNAQRETVYGMRREILLGRDCDGDIRGAIQSVVTAICQTGHTIDLETGNPIYDHAKVYESLNEMFPLIDHMSLAHFEAVEPGPELTDEMVGLAMDVFEQKTSGMGSDIMSEIERHVMLRAVNDKWMDHLQMIDYIREGIGLRGYGQTDPLVAYKRETFDLFKHTQAAIREQAVRMIYMAQVQVEPQQVEPVPQMMRLEDLPEGFATEPEAAPSPSSVALMEPMDTGEIDWSRVGRNDVCPCGSGKKFKSCHYPELRAKGVI